The following are encoded in a window of Candidatus Fluviicola riflensis genomic DNA:
- a CDS encoding aminoacyl-tRNA hydrolase yields MKTILPDLSSEITVKTSRSGGKGGQHVNKVSTKVELAFDLVNTQLLREEQKTLLLERLSGKLTKEGILLIVSQSERTQLGNKRVATNKLIELLEKNLIVDKKRKPTKVPKSVIEKRLIAKKRRGEIKKFRKPEL; encoded by the coding sequence ATGAAAACAATTCTTCCCGATCTTTCATCGGAAATCACGGTTAAAACCAGTCGAAGCGGTGGTAAAGGCGGTCAGCATGTAAACAAGGTATCAACGAAGGTGGAACTGGCGTTTGACCTGGTGAACACGCAATTGTTGCGGGAAGAACAAAAAACATTGTTGTTGGAGCGTTTAAGCGGGAAACTGACCAAAGAAGGAATTCTGCTGATTGTTTCACAGTCGGAACGCACACAACTCGGAAACAAACGCGTGGCCACAAACAAATTGATCGAATTGCTGGAAAAGAATTTGATTGTAGATAAAAAACGAAAACCAACCAAGGTGCCGAAATCGGTGATTGAAAAACGATTGATCGCGAAAAAACGACGGGGGGAAATCAAAAAATTCCGGAAACCGGAATTATAA
- a CDS encoding DUF58 domain-containing protein, translating into MISSIRKEDLARFGNLELLAKQVVEGFITGLHKSPFHGFSVEFAEHRLYNTGESTRHIDWKLFARSEKLFTKKYEEETNLRCQLVVDTSSSMLYRGKNNLSKLEFSMLCAASIAELLKRQRDAVGLSLFDTKLGLHTPAKSSAAHHRFLVHEMEKELREYSDQSKKGTNAIQALHDIAELCHKRSLVVLFTDLLEDPSQLDTFMQAVQHLRHNKHEIVIFHVIDKQTEVDFALENRPVNLVDMETGEKMKLHPMEVKKAYTDAIQAYFAEVELKCAQYAVDFMPVDIQNGLQDVLTKYMLKRQRLY; encoded by the coding sequence ATGATTTCATCCATTCGTAAAGAAGACCTGGCCCGATTCGGCAACCTGGAATTACTGGCAAAACAAGTTGTTGAAGGTTTCATTACCGGATTACACAAAAGCCCGTTCCATGGTTTTTCGGTCGAATTTGCCGAACACAGGCTTTACAATACAGGAGAATCTACGCGTCACATTGACTGGAAACTGTTTGCACGAAGCGAAAAACTGTTCACCAAAAAATACGAGGAAGAAACCAACCTGCGTTGTCAACTGGTGGTCGACACTTCGTCAAGTATGTTGTATCGCGGGAAAAACAACCTGTCAAAACTCGAATTTTCGATGCTTTGCGCTGCTTCCATTGCCGAACTGTTGAAACGTCAGCGCGATGCTGTAGGCCTTTCGTTGTTTGACACGAAGCTCGGTTTGCACACGCCGGCCAAATCATCGGCTGCGCACCACCGTTTCCTGGTTCATGAAATGGAAAAAGAACTGCGCGAATATTCCGACCAATCCAAAAAAGGAACAAACGCCATTCAGGCTTTGCACGACATTGCCGAATTGTGCCACAAACGCAGTTTGGTTGTTCTGTTTACCGATTTATTGGAAGATCCGTCACAGTTAGACACCTTCATGCAGGCAGTGCAGCACTTGCGTCATAACAAACACGAAATTGTGATTTTCCATGTGATTGACAAGCAAACCGAAGTTGATTTTGCGTTGGAAAACCGTCCGGTGAACCTCGTGGACATGGAAACCGGTGAAAAGATGAAATTGCATCCGATGGAAGTAAAAAAGGCCTACACTGATGCTATTCAAGCTTATTTCGCTGAAGTGGAGTTGAAATGCGCGCAATATGCCGTTGATTTCATGCCTGTCGATATCCAAAACGGACTGCAGGATGTACTCACGAAATACATGCTCAAACGACAACGATTGTATTAG
- a CDS encoding ABC transporter ATP-binding protein → MKLLLSYLKRYKSLVFLALILATINQVFSLLDPTIFGKIIDYLNGYVSGKKTVSQEEFLWAIAKLLGASIGVAMVSRIAKAFQDYFTNLVIQRIGADIYTDGLKHTLQVPFQEFEDQRSGETLNVLQKVRTDSEKFILSFINIVFASLVGLVFVMIYTATVFGGLIPVYIIAAVALGLITSYLSRRIKKVQTTIVRETKLLAGSTTESLRNIELIKSLGLTNQETTRLNDTTRKILQLELKKVRDIRSISFIQGTLVNLTRQIILFILCYLVFGSVLTPGQIITLQFFSFFIFGPLQEVGSVLISYREMQASMENFEQIVNTPLEVKPVNPAPMGFIERLRFDNVSFRHKTAQYDALTNIYFEVEKGETIAFVGPSGSGKSTLVKLLVGLYSPLNGDIHYNNISVTNLDKDELQQQLGFVTQDTQLFAGTIRENLLFVKPDATDDELDQALSKAACDNLIERSEKGIDTIIGEGGMKLSGGEKQRLSIARALLRNPRLLVFDEATSALDSLTEEAISNTIKSITNQKEHITVLIAHRLSTIMHADRIFVLEKGVIIETGKHEELLTEKGLYYAMWRQQIGERRE, encoded by the coding sequence ATGAAATTATTATTATCCTACCTCAAACGTTACAAATCACTGGTTTTTCTGGCGCTTATCTTAGCCACGATCAACCAGGTTTTTTCACTTTTGGATCCTACGATTTTCGGGAAAATCATTGATTACCTCAACGGTTATGTCAGTGGCAAAAAGACAGTTTCGCAAGAAGAATTTTTATGGGCAATCGCCAAACTTCTCGGCGCTTCAATCGGCGTGGCTATGGTAAGCCGTATCGCCAAAGCGTTCCAGGATTATTTCACTAATTTGGTAATTCAGCGCATCGGGGCCGACATTTATACCGACGGTTTAAAACACACCTTGCAAGTTCCGTTTCAGGAGTTTGAAGATCAACGAAGTGGTGAAACGTTGAATGTTTTACAAAAAGTACGGACCGACAGCGAGAAATTCATCCTAAGTTTCATCAATATTGTTTTTGCTTCGCTGGTCGGATTGGTATTTGTAATGATTTACACCGCTACCGTTTTTGGCGGGTTGATTCCGGTGTACATTATTGCAGCCGTAGCGCTCGGATTAATCACCAGTTATTTATCGCGTCGGATCAAAAAAGTACAAACCACTATTGTGCGTGAAACCAAATTACTGGCAGGAAGCACCACTGAAAGTTTACGGAATATTGAACTGATCAAAAGTCTTGGGTTAACGAACCAGGAAACCACCCGGCTCAATGACACCACGCGCAAAATTTTGCAGCTGGAACTCAAAAAAGTGCGCGATATCCGCAGTATTTCCTTTATCCAGGGAACATTGGTGAACCTTACGCGACAAATTATCTTGTTCATTTTGTGTTACCTCGTGTTCGGAAGTGTCTTGACTCCGGGACAAATCATCACGCTTCAATTTTTCTCGTTCTTTATTTTCGGGCCGTTACAGGAAGTTGGTTCCGTACTCATCAGCTACCGTGAAATGCAGGCTTCGATGGAAAATTTCGAGCAAATTGTGAATACACCACTCGAAGTAAAACCGGTAAATCCGGCTCCAATGGGTTTTATAGAACGTTTACGTTTCGACAATGTCTCGTTCCGTCATAAAACAGCGCAATACGACGCTTTGACCAATATCTACTTTGAGGTTGAAAAAGGTGAAACCATTGCGTTTGTTGGTCCAAGCGGCTCAGGAAAAAGTACATTGGTAAAATTACTTGTAGGACTTTATTCTCCGCTCAACGGCGATATTCACTACAACAACATCAGCGTCACAAACCTCGATAAAGACGAATTGCAACAACAATTAGGCTTTGTAACGCAGGACACGCAGTTGTTTGCAGGAACGATCCGCGAGAATCTCTTGTTTGTAAAACCGGATGCTACCGACGATGAATTGGATCAGGCGCTGTCAAAAGCAGCTTGTGATAACCTCATCGAACGTAGTGAAAAAGGAATTGACACGATCATCGGTGAAGGCGGAATGAAACTCAGCGGCGGTGAAAAACAACGTTTATCCATTGCCCGTGCACTTTTGCGCAACCCGCGACTCTTGGTGTTTGACGAAGCAACTTCTGCGCTCGATTCATTGACTGAAGAAGCTATTTCGAATACCATAAAATCGATTACCAATCAGAAAGAACACATTACGGTATTGATCGCGCATCGTTTGTCGACTATCATGCATGCCGACCGGATTTTCGTGCTCGAAAAAGGTGTGATCATTGAAACCGGAAAACACGAAGAACTACTTACCGAAAAAGGGTTGTATTACGCGATGTGGCGTCAGCAGATTGGGGAACGCAGAGAGTAG
- a CDS encoding ATP:cob(I)alamin adenosyltransferase — MKIYTKKGDSGTTGLIGGTRLPKHHIRIESYGTVDELNSYIGLLRDLIADQTLAPVLLEIQDRLFTIGSHLAADPVKSKMELPKLSEADVTFLETEIDTMDQQLEPMKFFVLPGGHPTVSHCHIARCVCRRAERLIAHLAENEPVDALIGAYMNRLSDYLFMLSRKLTKDLGAEEMPWRPKTN; from the coding sequence ATGAAAATTTACACCAAAAAAGGCGATAGTGGCACTACCGGATTGATCGGTGGAACGCGTTTACCCAAGCATCATATTCGCATCGAATCGTACGGAACGGTCGATGAATTGAACAGCTACATTGGTTTGCTGCGCGATTTAATTGCTGATCAAACACTTGCTCCTGTATTACTTGAAATCCAGGATCGTTTGTTTACCATCGGTTCTCATTTGGCAGCAGATCCGGTAAAATCAAAAATGGAACTGCCAAAGCTTTCGGAGGCAGATGTGACTTTTTTAGAAACCGAAATTGATACGATGGACCAGCAACTGGAACCGATGAAATTTTTCGTACTTCCGGGTGGCCATCCAACGGTTTCTCACTGTCATATTGCCCGTTGTGTTTGTCGCAGAGCAGAGCGTTTAATTGCACATTTGGCCGAAAACGAGCCTGTTGATGCGCTGATTGGAGCTTATATGAATCGTTTGAGTGATTATTTATTCATGCTTTCACGCAAACTAACCAAAGATCTGGGTGCTGAAGAGATGCCATGGAGGCCAAAAACAAACTGA
- a CDS encoding metallophosphoesterase, which produces MKTFVIGDIHGCYNELIELLQQMNVEENDLVISLGDILDRGPKSFEVYNFFRSRKNAHVLMGNHERKHLNGMLNYAQEIVKIQFGNEYESLISWIKALPYHYELEEALIVHAAFEHDQVLEKQREDVLCGSTSGERYLEKKYPENTFWSDFYSGEKTIVYGHHVVGDSPKFLNNTLGIDTGCCHGGKLTAVEFPGSIIHQVQSEKNYWKEQQLFWQLKVLAEKPWTTMTFSSIDKLILKLRISEREDVHDYLNAIEEWKDELDNLLLLILEAMNNLVAELTSEDQENFNQVASTYFFKTFLFKAKLNKLTMDELKEKLETPIKRIELAEALNVSTKHILLPTTDH; this is translated from the coding sequence ATGAAAACGTTCGTTATTGGAGATATACATGGTTGCTACAATGAGCTAATAGAGTTACTTCAGCAAATGAACGTTGAAGAGAACGACTTGGTTATTTCTCTGGGAGACATTCTTGATCGTGGCCCGAAGTCGTTTGAGGTTTACAACTTTTTCAGATCAAGGAAAAATGCTCACGTTTTAATGGGAAATCATGAGCGAAAGCATTTGAATGGAATGTTGAACTATGCCCAGGAAATTGTAAAGATCCAGTTTGGAAATGAATATGAATCACTGATTTCATGGATAAAAGCGCTTCCATATCACTATGAATTAGAGGAAGCCTTGATCGTTCATGCTGCTTTTGAACATGACCAAGTGCTTGAAAAACAGCGAGAGGATGTGCTGTGCGGGTCAACTTCAGGTGAAAGGTATCTGGAAAAGAAATATCCGGAAAACACATTTTGGTCTGATTTCTACTCCGGAGAAAAAACGATTGTATACGGGCATCATGTTGTGGGAGATTCTCCAAAATTCCTGAATAATACTTTAGGTATAGATACTGGTTGTTGCCATGGCGGAAAACTGACTGCAGTTGAATTCCCGGGATCTATTATTCATCAGGTTCAGTCCGAAAAAAATTATTGGAAAGAACAACAACTTTTCTGGCAGCTAAAAGTATTGGCTGAAAAACCGTGGACAACAATGACGTTCAGCTCGATTGATAAATTGATATTGAAATTACGGATCTCTGAAAGGGAAGATGTTCATGATTATTTGAACGCTATTGAAGAATGGAAAGACGAATTGGATAATTTACTGTTGTTAATTCTTGAAGCAATGAATAATCTGGTTGCCGAGCTAACGTCCGAAGATCAAGAGAATTTTAATCAAGTTGCCAGTACATACTTCTTCAAAACATTTTTGTTCAAAGCAAAGCTGAATAAATTGACTATGGATGAATTGAAGGAAAAACTTGAAACTCCAATTAAACGAATTGAGTTGGCGGAAGCTCTGAATGTTTCAACAAAACATATTCTTTTACCTACCACTGATCATTAA
- a CDS encoding sulfate transporter, which yields MKKDKTMLPATGFKGLKENWKVDILSGFFVFLLALPLSLGIAKASGFPPAMGVLTAMIGGLFTSFLNVSELTIKGPAAGLITICAAAVLEMGHGDPILGWQVTCGIIVIAALFQILFGALKFGSLSDFFPHSAIHGMLAAIGLIIIAKQIPVLLGDDPTVIHKGEGPFELFADIPRFVMESHWHIAVVGLIGLAILFLLPLLKIKLIKKLPLPLFVLLLTVPLAIIWNFKSTEGAYSLVSIGDFWGSVKLNSNFDFITTFAFWKYVFMFLFVSSLESLLTVKAVDNLDPYKRASDYNGDLIGQGTGNVVSGLLGGLPMISEVVRSSANVGFGAQTKWSNFFHGGFLLIAMLFMISLIEMIPNAALASMLIFAGYRLAAPKEFIHTYKIGIEQLVIFLTTIFFTLYEDLLVGVASGIVVKFIFHVANGASLKSLFKAFYRIEEKDGKLIAHVYHSAIFSNLLGFKRMLTKIEEGKTVEIDMSQAKLVDHSFMAFITHFENEYNFRGGDFSITGLDAHKSFSKHPLSTKKLKVAK from the coding sequence ATGAAAAAAGATAAAACCATGCTTCCTGCAACAGGATTCAAAGGGTTAAAAGAGAATTGGAAAGTGGACATCCTTTCCGGATTTTTTGTATTTCTGCTGGCGCTTCCGCTCAGTTTGGGAATTGCCAAAGCAAGTGGTTTTCCTCCGGCGATGGGTGTGCTCACGGCGATGATCGGTGGTTTGTTTACCAGTTTTTTGAACGTTTCCGAACTCACGATTAAAGGTCCGGCCGCTGGATTGATTACCATTTGTGCCGCCGCGGTGCTCGAAATGGGACATGGAGATCCGATACTGGGCTGGCAGGTTACCTGCGGAATCATCGTAATTGCAGCCTTGTTCCAAATCCTGTTCGGTGCGCTGAAATTCGGCTCGTTGAGTGATTTCTTTCCGCATTCGGCCATTCACGGAATGCTGGCAGCCATTGGGTTGATCATCATTGCGAAACAAATTCCGGTATTGCTGGGCGACGACCCAACAGTCATTCACAAAGGCGAAGGACCGTTTGAATTGTTTGCTGACATTCCGCGTTTTGTGATGGAGTCGCACTGGCACATTGCCGTTGTTGGGTTGATCGGATTGGCGATTTTGTTTTTGCTGCCGTTGTTGAAAATCAAGCTCATCAAAAAACTACCGTTGCCTTTGTTTGTATTGTTGTTGACTGTTCCGTTGGCGATTATCTGGAACTTTAAATCCACCGAAGGTGCTTATTCATTGGTAAGCATCGGTGATTTTTGGGGTTCGGTGAAACTCAATTCAAACTTTGATTTCATTACCACATTCGCTTTCTGGAAATATGTTTTCATGTTCCTGTTTGTAAGTAGTTTGGAATCGTTGCTCACCGTAAAAGCAGTTGACAACCTGGATCCGTACAAACGCGCTTCGGACTACAACGGCGATTTGATCGGGCAGGGAACAGGGAATGTTGTTTCGGGCTTGTTGGGTGGTTTGCCTATGATTTCGGAAGTCGTGCGAAGTTCGGCCAACGTTGGTTTCGGCGCCCAAACCAAGTGGTCGAATTTCTTCCATGGTGGGTTTTTGTTAATTGCCATGTTGTTCATGATCTCGTTGATTGAAATGATCCCGAATGCTGCGTTAGCTTCGATGTTGATTTTTGCGGGGTACCGTTTGGCTGCGCCGAAAGAGTTCATTCATACGTATAAGATAGGAATCGAGCAACTGGTGATTTTCCTCACCACGATCTTCTTTACCTTATATGAAGATTTGTTGGTGGGTGTTGCCAGTGGTATCGTTGTGAAATTCATTTTCCACGTTGCTAATGGAGCTTCATTAAAAAGCCTGTTCAAAGCATTTTATCGCATTGAAGAAAAAGACGGAAAACTAATCGCGCATGTGTATCATTCGGCCATTTTCTCGAACCTGCTAGGTTTCAAACGCATGCTCACAAAGATCGAAGAAGGAAAAACGGTCGAAATTGATATGTCGCAGGCAAAACTGGTCGATCACTCGTTCATGGCATTTATCACGCATTTCGAAAACGAATACAATTTCAGAGGCGGTGATTTCTCAATAACAGGATTGGACGCGCACAAGTCGTTCTCCAAACATCCGCTGTCGACCAAAAAACTAAAAGTGGCTAAGTAG